From a region of the Tiliqua scincoides isolate rTilSci1 chromosome 4, rTilSci1.hap2, whole genome shotgun sequence genome:
- the LOC136648430 gene encoding uncharacterized protein PF3D7_1120000-like, which yields MAKKGDKELQLAMESLEKKFNDFMKEMCNKITEKMEEMIDGIKGLIGNLKNEVIQVKAEKKTVNQKVQDMEKKMQELEGKIDTVTTDVKRFEDYMLKLECNAMETCLRLRGVPENLREDVKEDRKEVIRILAAFIDLQPEEMEYQCDMVYRINSQYARQKNLSRDIIVQLPTKRTKEEILRKQYRDPLKVEGTEIGIMKELPRKIMQDRKKYRKLTDKLRGKGVRYRWEIPQRLSFYLKGAWITIKSVREMEDFLVNHNEDLD from the coding sequence ATGGCAAAAAAGGGAGATAAAGAACTGCAATTGGCAATGGAAAGTCTAGAGAAGAAATTTAATGACTTTATGAAAGAAATGTGtaataaaataacagaaaaaatgGAGGAAATGATAGATGGAATAAAAGGACTAATAGGAAACCTCAAAAATGAAGTGATACAAGTCAAAGCTGAGAAGAAGACAGTAAATCAAAAAGTACAAGATatggaaaagaaaatgcaagaaCTGGAGGGAAAGATTGATACAGTGACTACTGATGTTAAGAGATTTGAAGACTATATGTTGAAACTGGAATGTAATGCTATGGAGACCTGTCTAAGATTGAGAGGTGTACCAGAGAATTTAAGAGAGGATGTaaaagaagatagaaaagaagTGATTAGAATTTTGGCTGCCTTTATAGACTTACAGCCAGAGGAAATGGAATATCAATGTGATATGGTGTATCGAATAAATTCCCAGTACGCTCGCCAAAAAAATCTGTCAAGAGATATAATAGTGCAATTACCAACAAAGAGAACTAAAGAAGAAATATTGAGAAAGCAATATAGGGACCCTTTGAAGGTAGAAGGGACTGAAATAGGGATTATGAAAGAATTACCAAGGAAAATTATGCAGGATAGGAAAAAATATAGAAAACTGACAGATAAGTTGCGAGGCAAAGGTGTGAGATACAGATGGGAAATCCCACAAAGATTAAGTTTTTATCTTAAAGGTGCATGGATTACAATTAAATCAGTCAGGGAGATGGAAGATTTTCTGGTGAACCATAATGAAGATttggattaa